Proteins from a genomic interval of Zingiber officinale cultivar Zhangliang chromosome 1B, Zo_v1.1, whole genome shotgun sequence:
- the LOC122042082 gene encoding formin-like protein 13 produces the protein MTDCGEKPLPLVASLQRACPPRSSPRRPPSHDLSPSSAVSSARGDLQRPQRRLPASNAVSSAGLPRRHPPAPISSAASSSRRLPPASPVPHVPAPGDLPPTTSSKPRPPSLPRRPPTTSASPPSSEPCPPSLRRSSPRRPPSHGLRRPQRTPAVSASPPSLQRRLQRPRRPPAASASPPCLQRRPPSSPPSSAVSRILFLLLRSKLLFYCALRCSREMIASDDGSRSLLLAVNRRLTALSFHIREYFWVDMKKINEIYRYKTEEYSQGATNKFNIYPEQIPSWLVDWIPEKGGYLIGNLQPAHMDFWFFSLGNLWAITSSLTTPRQAEEILNLMEKKWEDFIWNIPLKICYPALEYEEWHIITGSDPKNA, from the exons atgacgGATTgtggagagaaa CCTCTTCCTCTCGTCGCCTCCCTCCAGCGAGCCTGTCCCCCACGTTCCAGCCCCCGGCGACCTCCCTCCCACGACCTCTCTCCCTCCAGCGCCGTCTCCAGCGCCCGCGGCGACCTCCAGCGGCCTCAGCGTCGCCTCCCTGCCTCCAACGCCGTCTCCAGCGCCGGCCTCCCTCGTCGCCACCCTCCAGCGCCGATCTCCAGCGCCGCCTCTTCCTCTCGTCGCCTCCCTCCAGCGAGCCCTGTCCCCCACGTTCCAGCCCCCGGCGACCTCCCTCCCACGACCTCCAGCAAGCCCCGTCCCCCCTCCCTCCCGCGGCGACCTCCAACGACCTCAGCGTCGCCTCCCTCCAGCGAGCCCTGTCCCCCCTCCCTCCGACGTTCCAGCCCCCGGCGACCTCCCTCCCACGGCCTCCGGCGCCCGCAGCGAACTCCAGCGGTCTCAGCGTCGCCTCCCTCCCTCCAGCGCCGTCTCCAGCGCCCGCGGCGACCTCCAGCGGCCTCAGCGTCGCCTCCCTGCCTCCAGCGCCGGCCTCCCTCGTCGCCACCCTCCAGCGCCGTCTCCAGAATTCTATTTCTCCTCTTGAGATCCAA ACTTTTATTCTACTGTGCTTTGCGTTGCTCGCGTGAGATGATTGCCTCTGATGATGGATCCAGGAGCTTGCTGCTTGCTGTTAATAGAAGGCTCACTGCactatcattccatatcagagaGTACTTTTGGGTTGACATGAAGAAGATCAATGAGATTTATCGCTACAAGACTGAAGAATACTCCCAAGGTGCTACTAACAAATTCAACATCTATCCGGAGCAAATTCCTAGTTGGCTAGTTGATTGGATTCCTGAAAAAGGTGGCTACTTGATCGGGAACCTTCAGCCAGCTCACATGGATTTCTGGTTCTTCTCACTGGGTAATCTATGGGCTATCACTTCATCTTTAACCACTCCGAGACAAGCCGAGGAGATTCTAAACCTGATGGAGAAAAAATGGGAGGATTTCATCTGGAATATACCTCTGAAGATATGTTACCCTGCGTTAGAATATGAAGAATGGCACATAATTACTGGAAGTGATCCGAAAAATGCATAA